In one Salipiger abyssi genomic region, the following are encoded:
- the fzlA gene encoding FtsZ-binding protein FzlA has translation MAKLYHVPLSPFCRKVRLSLAEKKIECELVEERYWEKDADFLRRNPAAKVPVLKMDGKTMAESSAICEWIEEKYPEPALMPRSADARLEVRRLVCWFDDKFHHEVTSKLLYERVNKKIMKQGFPDSGNVKSGAKAIKYHLDYMAWLLDHRRWLAGDVMTLADFAAAAHLSSLDYISDVDWNRSQTVKDWYAKIKSRPAFRNILADQIPGFPPPAHYADLDF, from the coding sequence ATGGCCAAGCTTTACCACGTGCCGCTCTCTCCCTTTTGCCGCAAGGTGCGGCTCAGCCTCGCCGAGAAGAAGATCGAATGCGAGCTGGTCGAGGAGCGTTACTGGGAGAAAGACGCGGATTTCCTGCGCCGCAACCCGGCGGCCAAGGTGCCGGTGCTGAAGATGGACGGCAAGACCATGGCCGAGAGCAGCGCCATCTGCGAATGGATCGAGGAGAAATATCCCGAGCCTGCGCTGATGCCGCGCTCCGCCGATGCGCGGCTCGAGGTGCGCCGGCTGGTGTGCTGGTTCGACGACAAGTTCCATCACGAGGTGACGTCGAAGCTGCTTTACGAGCGGGTCAACAAGAAGATCATGAAGCAGGGTTTTCCGGACAGCGGCAACGTGAAATCCGGCGCCAAGGCGATCAAGTATCACCTCGATTACATGGCCTGGCTGCTGGATCACCGGCGCTGGCTGGCGGGCGATGTGATGACGCTGGCGGATTTTGCCGCCGCGGCGCATCTGTCGTCGCTCGATTATATCTCGGATGTGGACTGGAACCGCAGCCAGACGGTCAAGGACTGGTACGCCAAGATCAAGTCGCGCCCGGCCTTCCGCAATATCCTGGCGGACCAGATCCCCGGCTTCCCGCCGCCGGCGCATTATGCCGATCTGGATTTCTGA
- a CDS encoding ureidoglycolate lyase — protein sequence MRRIAAEPLTAEGFAPFGDVLEVAGAPDKIINQGLCGRHHDRAALDFGPGGRAGISLFDAEPRSLPYRLEMVERHPDGSQAFLPMHEHPWLVIVAEPGPVPGAIRAFLAAPGQGINFHRGTWHGVLTPLHAPGRFAVVDRIGDSANLEEHWLEEPVLVTGPD from the coding sequence ATGCGCCGGATCGCGGCAGAGCCCCTGACCGCAGAGGGTTTTGCGCCCTTCGGCGATGTGCTGGAGGTCGCGGGGGCGCCGGACAAGATCATCAATCAGGGACTTTGCGGGCGTCATCATGACCGTGCGGCGCTCGATTTCGGGCCGGGCGGGCGTGCCGGTATCAGCCTTTTCGATGCCGAGCCGCGCAGCCTGCCCTACAGGCTCGAGATGGTCGAGCGGCACCCCGACGGCAGCCAGGCGTTTCTGCCGATGCACGAGCATCCCTGGCTGGTGATCGTGGCGGAACCCGGCCCTGTGCCGGGCGCGATCCGCGCTTTTCTCGCGGCGCCCGGGCAGGGCATCAACTTTCATCGCGGCACATGGCACGGGGTGCTGACCCCGCTGCATGCGCCGGGGCGTTTCGCGGTGGTCGACCGGATCGGCGACAGCGCGAATCTCGAAGAGCACTGGTTGGAGGAGCCGGTACTCGTCACCGGCCCGGACTAG
- the queG gene encoding tRNA epoxyqueuosine(34) reductase QueG: MTLKARLISEAQEVGFAACRICRPGDVPQAASRLAAFLEAGYHGQMGWMAERTGWRGDPQALWPEARSVIMLAENYGPEADPLAVLEARDRAAISVYAQNRDYHDVVKKKLKRLGRWLLAEAERGGGKDLGGVLLSSAEPTAAHAAAKPPEIKVFVDTAPVMEKPLGQAAGLGWQGKHTNLVSREIGSWFFLGAIFTTLELPPDGAERDHCGSCRACLDACPTDAFPAPYKLDARRCISYLTIEHKGPVDEALRPLLGNRIYGCDDCLAVCPWNKFARTAHEVKYHARPDLQAPQLAELAGLDDAAFRALFSGSPIKRIGRDRFLRNVCYAIGNSGDAALLPAAQALCEDPDETLRDAARWAVARLS; the protein is encoded by the coding sequence TTGACGCTGAAGGCGCGTCTGATCTCGGAAGCGCAGGAGGTGGGCTTTGCCGCCTGCCGGATCTGCCGGCCCGGCGACGTGCCGCAGGCGGCGAGCCGGCTCGCTGCGTTCCTGGAGGCGGGCTATCACGGGCAGATGGGCTGGATGGCCGAGCGCACCGGTTGGCGCGGCGATCCGCAGGCGCTCTGGCCCGAGGCGCGCTCGGTGATCATGCTGGCGGAGAATTACGGGCCCGAGGCCGACCCGCTGGCGGTGCTGGAGGCGCGCGACCGGGCGGCGATCTCGGTCTATGCGCAGAACCGCGATTACCACGATGTGGTGAAGAAGAAGCTCAAGCGGCTGGGGCGCTGGCTGCTGGCGGAGGCGGAGCGGGGCGGGGGGAAAGACCTTGGCGGGGTGCTGCTCTCGTCGGCGGAGCCGACTGCCGCGCACGCGGCGGCAAAGCCGCCGGAAATAAAAGTCTTCGTCGATACCGCCCCGGTGATGGAAAAGCCGCTGGGGCAGGCGGCGGGGCTGGGCTGGCAGGGCAAGCATACCAATCTGGTCAGTCGCGAGATCGGCTCGTGGTTCTTTCTCGGTGCGATCTTCACCACGCTGGAGCTGCCGCCCGACGGTGCCGAGCGCGATCATTGCGGCTCCTGCCGCGCCTGTCTCGACGCCTGCCCGACCGATGCCTTCCCTGCGCCCTACAAGCTCGACGCGCGGCGCTGCATTTCCTATCTCACCATCGAGCACAAGGGCCCGGTGGACGAGGCGCTGCGTCCGCTGCTCGGCAACCGGATCTACGGCTGCGACGATTGTCTCGCCGTCTGCCCCTGGAACAAGTTCGCCCGCACCGCGCATGAGGTGAAGTATCACGCGCGCCCCGACTTGCAGGCGCCGCAGCTCGCAGAGCTGGCCGGGCTCGACGATGCGGCGTTCCGGGCGCTGTTTTCCGGCTCGCCGATCAAGCGCATCGGGCGCGACCGGTTTCTGCGCAATGTCTGCTATGCCATCGGCAATTCCGGCGATGCGGCGCTTTTGCCCGCGGCGCAGGCGCTTTGCGAGGATCCCGACGAGACGCTGCGCGACGCGGCGCGCTGGGCGGTGGCGCGGCTGTCATGA
- a CDS encoding uracil-xanthine permease family protein has translation MTDKAALGTPAQLADPNYTPPIAKAIPLGIQHVLAMFVSNVTPAIIVAGAAGFGFGSNSPDFPELLYLIQMSMLFAGIATLIQTIGFGPAGARLPIVQGTSFAFIPIMIPLVAGQGVEALAALFGGIVIGGIFHASLGTIIGKIRFALPPLVTGLVVTMIGLALVKVGIEYAAGGVPAKASGSPSYGGLASWSTALVVVFVTLGIKFFTRGLLSISAVLIGILVGYVYSLMIGLLTVDAIVGSWQRSAAFALPVPFKYGFDISVAAIVGFCLMAFVSAVETVGDVSGITKGGAGREATDKEISGATYADGIGSAVAGLFGGFPNTSFSQNVGLIAMTGVMSRHVVTIGAIFLIICGLVPKVGGVIRTVPIEVLGGGVIVMFGMVVASGMSMLSDVKWDKRNMVIFAVALSVGLGLQLEVLNVAPGAPNALQHLPDTLRILGASGILPAALIAIILNLVLPVPLSDDSTEEITGGLSGQGTPGE, from the coding sequence ATGACCGACAAAGCCGCGCTGGGCACGCCCGCGCAACTGGCCGACCCCAACTACACCCCGCCCATCGCCAAGGCGATCCCGCTGGGCATCCAGCACGTTCTGGCGATGTTCGTCTCGAACGTGACGCCCGCGATCATCGTGGCGGGTGCGGCGGGGTTCGGCTTCGGCTCGAACAGCCCGGATTTTCCGGAACTGCTCTATCTCATCCAGATGTCGATGCTGTTTGCCGGCATAGCGACGCTGATCCAGACCATCGGCTTCGGCCCGGCGGGCGCGCGGCTGCCCATCGTGCAGGGCACGTCCTTTGCTTTCATCCCGATCATGATCCCGCTGGTGGCCGGGCAGGGCGTGGAGGCGCTGGCGGCGCTCTTTGGCGGCATCGTCATCGGCGGTATCTTCCACGCCTCGCTGGGCACCATCATCGGCAAGATCCGCTTTGCGCTGCCGCCGCTGGTGACCGGGCTCGTGGTCACGATGATCGGTCTGGCGCTGGTCAAGGTCGGCATCGAATACGCCGCCGGCGGCGTGCCCGCCAAGGCGAGCGGCAGCCCGAGCTATGGCGGGCTGGCGAGCTGGTCCACCGCGCTGGTCGTGGTCTTTGTCACGCTGGGGATCAAGTTCTTCACCCGTGGCCTGCTGTCGATCTCGGCGGTGCTGATCGGCATCCTCGTGGGCTATGTCTATTCGCTGATGATCGGTCTGCTGACCGTCGACGCCATCGTCGGCAGCTGGCAGCGCTCGGCGGCCTTTGCCCTGCCGGTCCCGTTCAAATACGGTTTCGACATCTCGGTCGCGGCCATCGTCGGGTTCTGCCTCATGGCCTTTGTCTCGGCGGTCGAGACCGTGGGCGACGTCTCGGGCATCACCAAGGGCGGCGCAGGGCGCGAGGCCACCGACAAGGAAATCTCCGGCGCCACCTATGCGGACGGGATCGGCTCTGCCGTGGCGGGGCTCTTTGGCGGCTTTCCCAATACCTCGTTCAGCCAGAATGTCGGCCTCATCGCCATGACCGGCGTCATGAGCCGCCATGTGGTGACCATCGGCGCGATCTTCCTGATCATCTGCGGGCTGGTGCCCAAGGTCGGCGGGGTGATCCGCACCGTGCCCATCGAGGTGCTGGGCGGCGGCGTGATCGTGATGTTCGGCATGGTCGTGGCCTCGGGCATGTCGATGCTGTCGGACGTGAAATGGGACAAGCGCAACATGGTGATCTTTGCCGTGGCGCTCTCGGTGGGGCTGGGGCTTCAGCTCGAAGTGCTGAACGTGGCGCCCGGTGCGCCGAACGCGCTTCAGCACCTGCCCGATACGCTGCGCATCCTCGGCGCCTCGGGCATCCTGCCCGCCGCGCTGATCGCGATCATCCTGAACCTGGTGCTGCCGGTGCCGCTCTCGGACGACTCGACCGAGGAAATCACCGGCGGATTATCGGGACAAGGCACCCCCGGCGAGTAA
- the msrB gene encoding peptide-methionine (R)-S-oxide reductase MsrB, with the protein MATYERNPDVIAALDPEQYRVTQENGTERPGSGAYLGNKEPGIYVDVVSGEPLFASSDKYESGCGWPSFVKPLEPAHVQELRDTTYGMVRTEVRSTHGDSHLGHVFPDGPVDRGGLRYCINSASLRFVHRDDMEAEGYGAYLDQVEDVA; encoded by the coding sequence ATGGCGACATATGAACGCAACCCGGATGTGATCGCGGCGCTCGATCCCGAGCAGTACCGCGTCACGCAGGAAAACGGCACCGAGCGCCCCGGCTCGGGCGCCTATCTGGGCAACAAGGAACCGGGGATCTATGTGGATGTGGTCTCGGGCGAGCCGCTTTTCGCCTCCTCGGACAAGTACGAGAGCGGCTGCGGCTGGCCGAGCTTTGTGAAGCCGCTGGAGCCCGCCCACGTTCAGGAGCTGCGCGACACGACCTACGGCATGGTCCGCACCGAGGTGCGCTCGACCCATGGCGATTCGCATCTGGGGCATGTGTTCCCCGATGGACCGGTGGACCGGGGCGGTCTGCGCTATTGCATCAACTCGGCGTCGCTGCGCTTTGTCCATCGCGACGATATGGAGGCGGAGGGCTACGGCGCCTATCTGGATCAAGTGGAGGATGTGGCATGA